The following proteins come from a genomic window of Corynebacterium hansenii:
- a CDS encoding thiamine pyrophosphate-binding protein: MQRYSAETATPESNTIGHGATVAVDATTSPAKRTSARAVDTAAGATVSTAIADVILARADHVFGLVGNANSHVVSHLTASGFPYTATRHEAGAVAAADAFFRAGGGIAVATTTCGAGFTNTITALAEAKAARVPMVYVTGAAPAAGARHFDLDQAALLDALGIDHFTPTPETAAADAHAAFALAQTHQEPVVLLLPFDLQTAPLVDGGDVLSRPELLRPAHATPTRPMSDALRAELSGVADALASARRPLILSGRGVVRAKVADRVAALGDRIGALHMHSAMARNVIGGEWCMGTAGGFTHRAHVPIARDADVVLVLGASFNAFQARGGSLFAPDATVIHLTLEEHPSNRDVDERILCDLGPVLPVLDEMVAERLAARDGGESAGARRTWRDELGALPPAEDPATQPELFHERGADGRLDPRAALRELDRILPAQRTVCTDGGHFLGWVPMYLNSPDPRAQVLVGTAIQTIGLGFPTAIGVAAARPGDFNVLVTGDGGGLMALSDAETVFRTVRRGAVIVMNDAAYGAELHQYRAEGLDTASMVIDDIDFAAVGRSLGARGVTVAEMSDFERVREMLAEDDSGVLVIDVKISREVIADFIAEVLKKQ, encoded by the coding sequence GTGCAGCGATATTCCGCCGAAACCGCGACCCCCGAATCCAACACAATCGGACACGGGGCCACGGTCGCCGTCGACGCGACCACGTCCCCCGCGAAGCGCACCTCCGCCCGCGCCGTGGACACCGCCGCCGGCGCCACGGTGTCGACCGCCATCGCCGACGTCATCCTCGCCCGCGCCGACCACGTCTTCGGCCTGGTGGGCAACGCCAACTCGCACGTCGTCAGCCACTTGACGGCCTCGGGCTTCCCGTACACCGCCACCCGCCACGAAGCCGGCGCGGTCGCCGCGGCGGACGCGTTCTTCCGCGCCGGCGGCGGCATCGCCGTGGCCACCACGACCTGCGGCGCGGGCTTCACCAACACCATCACGGCGCTCGCCGAGGCCAAGGCCGCCCGCGTGCCCATGGTCTACGTGACCGGCGCCGCGCCCGCCGCCGGCGCCCGCCACTTCGACCTCGACCAGGCCGCGCTGCTCGACGCGCTGGGCATCGACCACTTCACCCCCACCCCGGAGACCGCCGCAGCCGACGCGCACGCGGCGTTCGCGCTGGCGCAGACGCACCAGGAGCCGGTCGTGCTGCTGCTGCCCTTCGACCTGCAGACCGCGCCGCTCGTCGACGGCGGCGACGTCCTCTCGCGCCCGGAGCTGCTGCGCCCGGCCCACGCCACCCCGACGCGGCCGATGTCCGATGCCCTGCGCGCCGAGCTTTCCGGCGTCGCCGACGCCCTGGCCTCCGCGCGCCGGCCGCTGATCCTGTCGGGCCGCGGCGTCGTCCGCGCGAAGGTGGCCGACCGCGTGGCCGCGCTCGGCGATCGCATCGGCGCGCTGCACATGCACTCGGCGATGGCGCGCAACGTCATCGGCGGCGAGTGGTGCATGGGCACCGCCGGCGGCTTCACGCACCGCGCCCACGTGCCCATCGCCCGCGACGCCGACGTCGTGCTCGTCCTCGGCGCCAGCTTCAACGCCTTCCAGGCCCGCGGCGGTTCGCTGTTCGCCCCGGATGCGACGGTCATCCACCTCACGCTGGAGGAGCACCCGTCGAACCGGGACGTCGACGAGCGCATCCTGTGCGACCTTGGCCCCGTTCTGCCGGTGCTCGACGAAATGGTCGCGGAGCGGCTCGCCGCCCGCGACGGCGGCGAGTCCGCCGGCGCGCGGCGCACGTGGCGCGACGAACTCGGCGCGCTGCCCCCGGCCGAGGATCCCGCCACGCAGCCGGAGCTGTTCCACGAGCGCGGCGCCGACGGCCGCCTCGACCCCCGCGCCGCCCTGCGCGAGCTGGACCGCATCCTGCCCGCGCAGCGCACCGTGTGCACCGACGGCGGCCACTTCCTCGGCTGGGTGCCCATGTACCTGAACAGCCCGGATCCGCGGGCGCAGGTGCTGGTGGGCACGGCGATCCAGACCATCGGGCTCGGCTTTCCGACGGCCATCGGCGTCGCCGCCGCCCGCCCCGGCGATTTCAACGTGCTCGTCACCGGCGACGGCGGCGGCCTGATGGCGCTGTCCGACGCGGAGACGGTTTTCCGGACCGTGCGCCGCGGCGCGGTCATCGTGATGAACGACGCCGCCTACGGCGCGGAGCTGCACCAGTACCGCGCCGAGGGCCTGGACACCGCCTCGATGGTCATCGACGACATCGATTTCGCCGCCGTCGGCCGCTCTCTCGGTGCCCGTGGCGTCACCGTCGCGGAGATGTCCGACTTCGAGCGGGTCCGCGAGATGCTCGCCGAGGACGACTCCGGCGTCCTGGTCATCGACGTGAAGATCTCCCGCGAGGTCATCGCGGACTTCATCGCCGAGGTGCTGAAGAAGCAGTAG
- a CDS encoding LppP/LprE family lipoprotein — MRYAKGLTSKAPKAGFAAACALALALAGCGDGGGSGNGGEEVVTETTTVTGTDGAEGKPNPTTETETTTTGGGGGSGGDCGVDRNARVISDSIKKVDPPASGDRWELESTNFDPCGELTYALFHQMPQGNAQFATKILMFHDGEYLGVDALNPQQGWIIGEGDGWFEVEYKDWKALEESGEPNAAAPKYTTKVKFTWSESEGKVVLDGELPNQDS, encoded by the coding sequence ATGCGTTACGCGAAGGGTTTGACAAGCAAGGCGCCGAAGGCGGGATTCGCCGCGGCGTGCGCGCTGGCACTGGCGCTGGCGGGGTGCGGCGACGGCGGCGGGAGCGGGAACGGCGGCGAAGAGGTCGTGACCGAGACGACGACCGTCACCGGAACCGACGGCGCCGAGGGGAAGCCGAATCCGACGACGGAGACCGAGACGACCACGACCGGTGGCGGAGGGGGCTCGGGCGGCGATTGCGGCGTCGACCGGAATGCGCGGGTCATCTCCGACTCCATCAAGAAGGTGGACCCTCCGGCCTCGGGCGACCGCTGGGAACTCGAGTCGACCAACTTCGACCCGTGCGGCGAGTTGACGTACGCGCTGTTCCATCAGATGCCGCAGGGCAACGCGCAGTTCGCCACGAAGATCCTGATGTTCCACGACGGCGAGTACCTCGGCGTCGACGCCCTCAATCCGCAGCAGGGGTGGATCATCGGCGAGGGCGACGGATGGTTCGAGGTCGAGTACAAGGACTGGAAGGCCCTGGAGGAATCCGGCGAGCCCAACGCCGCGGCCCCGAAGTACACGACCAAGGTGAAGTTCACCTGGAGCGAGTCGGAAGGCAAGGTCGTCCTCGACGGCGAGCTGCCCAACCAGGACAGCTGA
- a CDS encoding O-acetyl-ADP-ribose deacetylase: MKITIIRGDITEVEADAVVNAANSTLLGGGGVDGAIHRAAGPGLLEDCRKLRADSLGDGLPAGGAAITPAHGLPAKWVIHAVGPNKHAGQNDVAVLESAFRSALDAADRVGAHVVAMPAIGAGAYGWSGEEVAGAARRAIESRSEDTRDDVAEVIFVLFGEDLESVFRAEFDDWNAPGAGDAPTGGSDGGPGDG; this comes from the coding sequence ATGAAGATCACCATCATCCGGGGCGACATCACGGAGGTGGAGGCCGATGCGGTGGTCAACGCCGCGAACTCCACGCTGCTCGGCGGAGGTGGCGTCGACGGCGCCATTCACCGGGCGGCCGGGCCGGGGCTGCTGGAGGACTGCCGCAAGCTGCGGGCGGATTCGCTTGGCGACGGCCTGCCGGCGGGAGGTGCCGCCATCACCCCGGCCCACGGCCTGCCCGCCAAATGGGTCATCCATGCCGTGGGGCCCAACAAGCATGCGGGTCAGAACGACGTCGCCGTGCTGGAGTCGGCGTTCCGCAGCGCCCTCGACGCGGCGGACCGGGTCGGAGCCCATGTGGTGGCCATGCCCGCGATCGGCGCGGGCGCCTACGGGTGGAGCGGGGAAGAGGTCGCCGGTGCGGCGCGCCGGGCGATCGAGTCGCGGAGCGAAGACACCCGCGATGACGTCGCCGAGGTGATCTTCGTGCTGTTCGGCGAGGACCTCGAGTCCGTCTTCCGCGCGGAGTTCGATGACTGGAATGCCCCGGGCGCGGGCGATGCGCCGACCGGGGGAAGCGATGGCGGACCCGGCGACGGGTGA
- a CDS encoding cation diffusion facilitator family transporter produces the protein MGNDAAGHAHGQGHAHGHDHSHGHDHDHSHGHDHSHGLFGAHEHDHSGTGVGRLALAFGLTATILLAEVVGGIIANSLALLADAAHMASDALGLLVALGAAWIGSRPATRSASYGFRRAEVLAALFNAVLVGAAGVWILIEAFRRWTEPVEVASGTVLIIAVIGLAANVIAAVVLAGGDKSNMNVRAALLHVMVDALGSVGVLVSALVVRWTGFARADIVAAVLIAVLVVPQAVALIRRAGTVLLELAPSGVDAGAVEEWMIARPGVRDVHDLHVWSIHGTDALLTAHVTVEDGVGFDDACSILCDMESGLAGEFGIGHATLQLETAAHHAHERPRTI, from the coding sequence ATGGGGAACGACGCAGCAGGGCACGCGCATGGGCAGGGCCACGCACACGGCCACGATCACTCGCACGGTCATGACCACGACCACTCCCACGGCCACGATCACTCCCACGGGCTCTTCGGCGCCCACGAGCACGATCATTCGGGCACCGGGGTCGGCAGGCTGGCGCTGGCGTTCGGGCTGACGGCGACGATCCTGCTCGCGGAGGTCGTCGGCGGCATCATCGCCAATTCGCTGGCGCTGCTCGCCGACGCCGCGCACATGGCATCCGACGCGCTTGGCCTGCTGGTGGCGCTGGGGGCCGCCTGGATCGGATCGCGCCCGGCGACCCGCAGCGCGTCCTATGGTTTCCGCCGCGCGGAAGTCCTCGCCGCGCTGTTCAACGCCGTGCTGGTCGGCGCGGCGGGCGTGTGGATCCTCATCGAGGCGTTCCGCCGCTGGACCGAGCCGGTGGAAGTCGCCTCGGGGACGGTGCTGATCATCGCGGTGATCGGCCTGGCCGCCAACGTGATCGCGGCGGTGGTGCTCGCCGGCGGCGACAAGAGCAACATGAACGTGCGGGCGGCGCTGCTCCACGTGATGGTCGACGCCCTCGGGTCGGTGGGCGTGCTCGTCTCGGCGCTGGTGGTGCGGTGGACCGGATTCGCGCGCGCCGACATCGTCGCCGCGGTGCTCATCGCGGTGCTCGTGGTTCCGCAGGCGGTCGCGCTGATCCGCCGCGCGGGCACGGTGCTGCTGGAGCTGGCGCCTTCGGGGGTCGACGCCGGCGCGGTGGAGGAGTGGATGATCGCCCGGCCCGGCGTCCGCGACGTCCATGACCTGCACGTGTGGTCGATCCACGGCACCGATGCCTTGCTCACCGCGCACGTGACGGTCGAGGACGGCGTCGGCTTCGACGACGCCTGCTCGATCTTGTGCGACATGGAATCGGGCCTCGCCGGCGAATTCGGGATCGGCCACGCGACGCTGCAGCTGGAGACCGCCGCCCACCACGCGCACGAGCGCCCGCGCACCATCTGA
- a CDS encoding AAA family ATPase, whose translation MRQPDRAPYVRALRIAGVDEAFGDGGPGAGEDWVLRLPVVKHLRDLGELPLPTPVTLFAGDNGMGKSTLMEAIAQLAGCNPDGGSRHMRFSGLDDASPLHHAMGLVRRRNPPDAYFLRAESHLRLLQEIDEKPPETPIYGPDELHRLSHGESVWAMVTHRFADGLYLLDEPESGLSPVRQMALLAQIDELAKGGAQFIIATHSPILLAIPGATIFELTEDGIRVTEWGDCAAVADMREFLEAPDQTVAYLTAGEEPDAP comes from the coding sequence ATGAGACAACCGGACCGGGCCCCGTACGTCAGGGCGCTGCGCATCGCCGGCGTCGACGAGGCCTTCGGAGACGGCGGTCCCGGGGCGGGGGAGGACTGGGTGCTGCGGCTGCCCGTCGTCAAGCACCTGCGTGACCTGGGGGAACTGCCGCTGCCGACGCCCGTGACGCTCTTCGCCGGCGACAACGGGATGGGAAAGTCGACGCTGATGGAGGCCATCGCCCAGCTGGCCGGGTGCAATCCCGACGGCGGATCGCGGCACATGCGGTTCTCGGGGCTCGACGACGCCTCGCCGCTGCACCATGCGATGGGGCTGGTGCGGCGCCGCAATCCTCCCGACGCCTATTTTCTGCGGGCGGAAAGCCATCTGCGCCTGTTGCAGGAGATCGACGAGAAGCCGCCGGAGACCCCGATCTACGGGCCGGATGAGCTGCATCGGTTGTCGCACGGCGAATCGGTGTGGGCGATGGTGACTCATCGTTTCGCCGACGGCCTGTACCTGCTCGACGAGCCGGAGTCGGGGCTGTCGCCCGTGCGGCAGATGGCGCTGTTGGCGCAGATCGACGAGCTGGCGAAAGGCGGGGCGCAGTTCATCATCGCGACGCATTCGCCGATCCTCCTGGCGATCCCCGGCGCGACCATCTTCGAGCTGACGGAGGATGGCATCCGCGTCACGGAATGGGGTGACTGCGCTGCCGTGGCGGACATGCGCGAGTTCCTGGAGGCGCCCGATCAGACCGTTGCGTACCTGACCGCCGGTGAGGAGCCGGATGCCCCATGA
- a CDS encoding MFS transporter, whose translation MTVDPRSRITARALTVWAAAVLVYLAAITGRTSFGVAGVEALDRFGVDASRLAVFTAVQVGVYALAQIPVGLAIDRFGARRTMVVGALVMAVGQIILALTASYPIAILARVLIGAGDASAFLSAMRLLPAWFPLKVTPLFTQLTAGLGQIGQFISAVPFLLLLHAQGWTASFLALGSGIALVGIAAAVAIADVPKAPAEPQGHDSPRAGASSSEGPRATVGEMLGIVLRHPVCWQGFFTHWVGLMHQATFTLLWGMPLMTLAMGLDPATAGGVLVVNTIAAVAAGPLMGMASARFATRRGTLTVVISVVLMGMWVVFLLPGAPRGLAAIIALNIAMAALSSASSLGFDSVRESVDRRALATGTGLANMGGFLAAMMAAQGIGVLLDASSGGDGYQWADFRVAWAAIVAVWALGMTGLITSMALRRRAEKREGRHGVELR comes from the coding sequence ATGACCGTCGATCCCCGCAGCCGAATCACCGCCCGAGCCCTCACCGTGTGGGCCGCGGCGGTGCTCGTGTACCTGGCCGCGATCACCGGGCGGACGTCCTTCGGCGTCGCCGGCGTCGAGGCACTCGACCGGTTCGGCGTCGACGCCTCGCGGCTGGCCGTGTTCACCGCCGTGCAGGTCGGCGTCTACGCCCTGGCGCAGATCCCGGTGGGCCTGGCCATCGACCGCTTCGGCGCGCGGCGCACGATGGTCGTCGGCGCGCTGGTGATGGCCGTCGGCCAGATCATCCTGGCGCTGACGGCGTCCTACCCCATCGCCATCCTCGCCCGCGTGCTCATCGGCGCCGGCGACGCCAGCGCATTCCTGTCGGCGATGCGCCTGCTGCCGGCCTGGTTCCCGCTGAAGGTCACGCCGCTGTTCACCCAGCTCACCGCCGGGCTCGGGCAGATCGGCCAGTTCATCTCGGCCGTGCCCTTCCTGCTGCTGCTCCACGCGCAGGGATGGACCGCGTCGTTCCTGGCACTGGGCTCCGGCATCGCGCTGGTGGGCATCGCCGCCGCCGTCGCCATCGCCGACGTGCCCAAGGCCCCTGCCGAACCCCAGGGGCATGACTCGCCGCGCGCCGGGGCGTCGTCAAGCGAAGGGCCGCGCGCGACCGTGGGCGAAATGCTCGGGATCGTGCTGCGGCACCCGGTGTGCTGGCAGGGGTTCTTCACTCACTGGGTCGGGCTGATGCACCAGGCCACGTTCACGCTGCTGTGGGGCATGCCCCTGATGACGCTGGCCATGGGCCTCGACCCGGCGACGGCGGGCGGCGTGCTGGTGGTCAACACCATCGCCGCGGTGGCCGCCGGGCCGCTGATGGGCATGGCGTCGGCGCGGTTCGCGACCCGGCGCGGCACGCTGACCGTCGTCATTTCCGTTGTGCTGATGGGCATGTGGGTGGTGTTCCTGCTGCCCGGCGCCCCGCGCGGGTTGGCGGCGATCATCGCCCTGAACATCGCCATGGCCGCGCTGTCCTCGGCGTCCAGCCTGGGCTTCGACTCCGTGCGCGAATCCGTCGACCGCCGCGCCCTGGCCACCGGCACGGGGCTGGCGAACATGGGCGGCTTCCTGGCCGCGATGATGGCGGCGCAGGGCATCGGCGTGCTTCTCGACGCCTCGTCCGGCGGCGACGGCTACCAATGGGCCGATTTCCGCGTGGCCTGGGCGGCGATCGTGGCCGTGTGGGCGCTCGGCATGACCGGCCTGATCACGTCGATGGCGCTGCGGCGGCGCGCCGAAAAACGGGAAGGCCGCCACGGCGTCGAACTCCGGTGA
- the glsA gene encoding glutaminase A encodes MNPIDIRSPFRETLHRLTEDCRPVTDGENASYIPSLADVDPDLWATAVMSPEGDLYAFGDVDHEFTIQSISKPLVYGLAIEELGLDTVLERVGVEPSGDAFNEISLDANGRPVNPMINAGALTVHGLLQEKVGGRADDLILDGLSRLAGRRLDSDREVGEGERDTGFRNRAIANLLRSTETITCDPLQVFDGYSWQCSIKLNVCDLATIGATLTTGGVHPVTGDRVFREETVQWILSVMSTSGMYDSAGNWMNYVGVPAKSGVSGGLFGVIPGELSLASFSPRLDEHGHSVRGNAFFHRASSELGLHMMRVTGRPHGALRHRAVVDFDEDGIQDTTLLRLYGDIDFCSYEAIDREVTRGAASGTGLFVNLVEVRSLAPKAKELLEELLMAAGEKTTTYVHDPANLLDHAACSAPQWVDQAEIREYRSDQPERRPPRKLLRRRDARKPGPGRKPAAKSTAKGSDSRRKR; translated from the coding sequence ATGAACCCGATTGACATCCGTTCACCCTTCCGCGAGACGCTCCACCGCCTGACCGAAGACTGCCGCCCGGTCACCGACGGCGAGAACGCCTCGTACATCCCGTCTCTGGCGGATGTCGATCCGGACCTGTGGGCGACGGCGGTGATGAGCCCCGAGGGCGACCTGTACGCCTTCGGCGACGTCGATCACGAGTTCACCATCCAGTCGATTTCCAAGCCGCTGGTCTATGGCCTGGCCATCGAGGAGCTGGGCCTGGACACCGTCCTCGAGCGCGTGGGCGTCGAGCCCTCCGGCGACGCCTTCAACGAGATCTCCTTGGATGCGAACGGCCGCCCGGTCAACCCGATGATCAACGCGGGTGCGCTGACGGTCCACGGCCTGCTGCAGGAAAAGGTGGGCGGCCGCGCCGACGACCTCATCCTCGACGGCCTGTCGCGGCTGGCCGGCCGCCGCCTCGACTCGGACCGGGAGGTCGGCGAGGGCGAGCGCGACACGGGCTTCCGCAATCGGGCCATCGCCAACCTCCTGCGCTCCACCGAGACCATCACGTGCGATCCGCTGCAGGTCTTCGACGGCTACAGCTGGCAGTGCTCGATCAAGCTCAACGTGTGCGACCTGGCGACCATCGGCGCGACGCTGACCACCGGCGGCGTGCATCCCGTGACCGGCGACCGGGTGTTCCGCGAGGAGACCGTGCAGTGGATCCTGTCGGTGATGTCGACGTCGGGCATGTACGACTCGGCCGGCAACTGGATGAACTACGTCGGCGTGCCCGCAAAGTCGGGGGTGTCCGGCGGCTTGTTCGGCGTCATCCCGGGCGAGCTGTCGCTGGCGTCGTTTTCGCCGCGGCTGGACGAGCACGGCCATTCGGTGCGGGGCAACGCGTTCTTCCACCGGGCGTCGTCGGAGCTCGGCCTGCACATGATGCGCGTGACGGGCCGCCCGCATGGTGCGCTGCGCCATCGGGCGGTGGTCGACTTCGACGAGGACGGCATTCAGGACACGACGCTGCTGCGCCTGTACGGCGACATCGATTTCTGCTCCTACGAGGCCATCGACCGCGAAGTCACCCGCGGCGCCGCCTCCGGCACGGGGTTGTTCGTCAACCTGGTGGAGGTCCGGTCGCTGGCGCCGAAGGCGAAGGAACTGCTCGAGGAGCTGCTGATGGCGGCCGGCGAGAAGACCACCACCTACGTCCACGATCCGGCGAATCTGCTGGACCACGCCGCGTGCTCGGCGCCGCAGTGGGTGGACCAGGCCGAGATCCGGGAGTACCGCTCCGATCAGCCGGAGCGCCGCCCTCCCCGCAAGCTGCTGCGCCGCCGGGACGCGCGCAAGCCCGGCCCCGGGCGCAAGCCGGCGGCCAAATCGACGGCCAAGGGTTCCGATTCGCGCCGCAAGCGCTGA
- a CDS encoding NADPH-dependent FMN reductase codes for MKLGIITGSTRTGNVGAAVGDWVVENLSDRTDIEIADLRVADFDLDFVSEAIIPGQANGKYESARTTKWAEAITACNAFIFVTAEYNAAPPAAFKNAVDLLFVEWADKPVGFVGYGFHGGERAIKHWRDITANVKLKPADATVNIYLGDEYPDGVLTPAEGRAGELQKLVDELAALNGRD; via the coding sequence ATGAAGCTCGGCATCATCACCGGAAGCACCCGCACCGGCAACGTGGGCGCCGCCGTCGGCGACTGGGTCGTCGAGAACCTCTCCGACCGCACCGACATCGAGATCGCGGACCTCAGGGTCGCGGACTTCGACCTCGACTTCGTGTCCGAGGCCATCATCCCGGGCCAGGCCAACGGCAAGTACGAGAGCGCGCGGACCACCAAATGGGCCGAGGCGATCACGGCGTGCAACGCATTCATCTTCGTCACCGCCGAGTACAACGCCGCTCCCCCGGCGGCGTTCAAGAACGCCGTCGACCTTCTCTTCGTGGAATGGGCGGACAAGCCGGTGGGCTTCGTCGGCTACGGCTTCCACGGCGGCGAACGGGCCATCAAGCACTGGCGCGACATCACCGCCAACGTGAAGCTCAAGCCCGCCGACGCCACCGTGAACATCTACCTCGGCGACGAGTACCCCGACGGCGTGCTCACCCCGGCCGAGGGCAGGGCCGGCGAGCTGCAGAAGCTCGTCGACGAACTCGCGGCACTGAACGGCCGCGACTAG
- a CDS encoding oxygenase MpaB family protein: MKRAGLKAEGLSDLLTMVGMTNQAANLVMQLANPGVGYGVAESRVTSGSAFHRPLKRTRTTAMFLAVATDGTKEDMDYFREVVREVHSHVRSRPGGSPVKYSANSPELQLWVAMCLMRFYLDQWQLLYGDLPEDVRDRMIREAAPLGTALNVRESMWPQSYSEYVDRWNGMVADMTIDEPIREKLEELASLRFVNDAWGPIGKLISSTAGPLYRWLTIASTPADIRHLMGWEWTEKDARLYRAFLVPMRIADAITQPWMGKLFQRVILWDLRWHMKRGKNPLWELRLEPERGVLTENPSMPSCPSGMHRVEAGDAPRS; this comes from the coding sequence ATGAAACGAGCAGGATTGAAGGCGGAAGGTCTGTCGGATCTGCTGACCATGGTCGGCATGACGAACCAGGCGGCGAACCTCGTGATGCAGCTGGCCAACCCCGGAGTGGGGTACGGCGTCGCGGAAAGCCGCGTCACGTCGGGCAGCGCGTTCCACCGTCCCCTCAAGCGGACGCGCACCACGGCGATGTTCCTGGCCGTCGCCACCGACGGCACCAAGGAAGACATGGACTACTTCCGCGAGGTCGTCCGCGAGGTGCACTCGCACGTGCGGTCCAGGCCCGGCGGAAGCCCGGTCAAGTACTCGGCGAACAGCCCGGAGCTGCAGCTGTGGGTGGCCATGTGCCTCATGCGGTTCTACCTGGACCAGTGGCAGCTGCTCTACGGCGATCTCCCCGAGGACGTCCGTGACCGCATGATCCGCGAGGCCGCCCCGCTGGGCACCGCGCTGAACGTCCGCGAGTCGATGTGGCCGCAGTCCTACTCGGAGTACGTCGACCGCTGGAACGGGATGGTCGCCGACATGACCATCGACGAGCCGATCCGCGAGAAGCTGGAGGAGCTGGCCAGCCTGCGCTTCGTCAACGACGCGTGGGGGCCCATCGGCAAGCTGATCAGCTCGACCGCCGGGCCGCTGTACCGGTGGCTGACCATCGCGTCGACGCCCGCCGACATCCGCCACCTGATGGGCTGGGAGTGGACGGAGAAGGATGCGCGGCTGTACCGGGCGTTCCTCGTCCCGATGCGCATCGCCGACGCCATCACCCAGCCGTGGATGGGCAAGCTGTTCCAGCGCGTCATCCTCTGGGATCTGCGCTGGCACATGAAGCGCGGCAAGAACCCGCTGTGGGAGCTGCGGCTCGAGCCCGAGCGCGGCGTGCTCACCGAGAATCCGTCGATGCCCTCGTGCCCGTCGGGCATGCACCGCGTCGAGGCCGGCGACGCCCCCCGGTCCTAG
- a CDS encoding ABC transporter ATP-binding protein — protein MGIEVSVEGLGKSFGKQSIWEDVSLTLPAGEVSALLGPSGTGKSVFLKVLLGLIRPDEGHIYVGGVDLTTCAPRHLYDIRRYFGVLFQDGALFGSMSLYDNVAFPLREHTNKTETEIRSIVMEKLEINGLADAWDKLPGQISGGMRKRAGLARALVLEPEIILCDEPESGLDPVRTANLSQTIIDINAQTDATVLIVTHNIGIARSVPDNLGMLYARKLVEFGPRELLLTSDKPAVRQFLAGSRFGPIGMSEEKDATDFTARITDDPNMIRDLDVPVEPQMEPSPGLPPRQGALRRRERMQRLLQGNGISPAARDAIENCLRTGQQPSLSR, from the coding sequence ATGGGCATCGAAGTTTCCGTCGAAGGCCTCGGAAAGTCCTTTGGCAAGCAAAGCATCTGGGAAGATGTGTCCCTCACCCTCCCCGCAGGGGAGGTCAGCGCCCTGCTCGGCCCGTCGGGCACCGGCAAATCCGTGTTCCTCAAAGTGCTGCTCGGCCTGATCCGGCCCGACGAGGGGCACATCTACGTCGGCGGCGTCGACCTGACCACATGCGCCCCGCGGCACCTCTACGACATCCGCCGCTACTTCGGCGTCCTCTTCCAGGACGGCGCACTGTTCGGCTCGATGAGCCTCTACGACAACGTGGCATTCCCGCTGCGCGAGCACACCAACAAGACCGAGACCGAGATCCGCTCCATCGTCATGGAGAAGCTGGAGATCAACGGCCTGGCCGACGCCTGGGACAAGCTCCCGGGCCAGATCTCCGGCGGCATGCGCAAGCGCGCCGGCCTGGCGCGGGCCCTCGTCCTCGAGCCGGAGATCATCCTGTGCGACGAGCCGGAGTCCGGCCTGGACCCCGTGCGCACCGCGAACCTCTCGCAGACGATCATCGACATCAACGCGCAGACCGATGCGACGGTGCTCATCGTGACGCACAACATCGGCATCGCGCGGAGCGTTCCGGACAACCTGGGCATGCTCTACGCCCGCAAGCTCGTGGAATTCGGGCCGCGCGAGCTTCTGCTCACCTCCGACAAGCCGGCCGTCCGCCAGTTCCTGGCCGGCTCGCGATTCGGGCCCATCGGCATGTCCGAGGAGAAGGACGCCACGGACTTCACCGCCCGCATCACCGACGACCCGAACATGATCCGGGACCTCGACGTGCCCGTCGAACCGCAGATGGAGCCCTCTCCGGGCCTTCCCCCGCGCCAGGGCGCGCTGCGCCGCCGCGAGCGCATGCAGCGCCTCCTGCAGGGCAACGGCATCTCCCCGGCGGCCCGTGACGCCATCGAGAACTGCCTCCGCACCGGCCAGCAGCCGAGTCTCTCACGGTGA